A genomic stretch from Solanum stenotomum isolate F172 chromosome 8, ASM1918654v1, whole genome shotgun sequence includes:
- the LOC125874518 gene encoding uncharacterized protein LOC125874518, producing the protein MADFSVCPICNLRVLTFELERHANSHFDDEDIDKDFELAQQIALDLARAPSSPPYIPVDDDMQCETSSQKDRESNFLKSEAKNCNPGGKDIDEKARILSSVHSNETRPQIVQGLMDLLKNCLELETEKATTILCGNVDHFQSSHSEDFGWGCGWRNIQMLSSHLLKQRREAREVLYGGSGFVPDIPSLQRWLEIAWKRGFDKQGSEDFDQAIYGKRNWIGTTECATLFRSFGLRARIVDFVSREIDIRSSGVGKCVGNMAPQVYGPMDRYLSKGKNVVSKAVPISYDVKAKPKVQQALIDWVWNYFADNKSRISGNHGILVSQKAPLYFQHDGHSRTIVGIQMKCQRNGPMQYNLLILDPGHTTESLAKSLKGNFGWQKLIKRGVHTLKKPLYQLCFLDPGIASGEEIESLKNLHSIRVEA; encoded by the exons ATGGCCGATTTCTCAGTTTGCCCTATCTGTAATCTTAGAGTTCTCACCTTTGAACTCGAAAG GCACGCTAACAGTCACTTCGACGATGAAGATATTGACAAAGACTTCGAATTGGCTCAACAAATTGCTCTTGACCTTGCCCGTGCCCCTTCAAGTCCACCTTATATACCG GTTGATGATGACATGCAGTGTGAAACTAGTTCTCAAAAGGATCGGGAGAGTAATTTTTTGAAGTCTGAGGCCAAAAATTGCAATCCTGGAGGGAAAGATATTGATGAAAAAGCAAGGATTTTATCTAGTGTGCACAGTAATGAAACCCGACCTCAGATTGTACAAGGGTTGATGGATTTGTTGAAGAACTGTTTAGAGTTGGAGACTGAAAAGGCCACCACTATTTTGTGTGGTAATGTTGATCATTTCCAAAGCAGCCATTCGGAGGATTTTGGGTGGGGTTGTGGCTGGCGTAATATCCAGATGCTTAGTTCTCACTTGCTTAAGCAACGGCGAGAAGCAAGGGAGGTCTTGTATGGAGGTTCTGGGTTTGTACCTGACATCCCTTCACTCCAAAGATGGCTTGAAATTGCTTGGAAAAGAGGATTTGATAAACAGGGCTCAGAAGACTTTGATCAAGCAATTTATGGCAAAAGAAATTGGATTGGAACTACAGAGTGTGCTACGCTCTTCCGTTCATTTGGCCTTCGTGCCAGGATAGTGGACTTTGTAAGCCGGGAGATAGACATTAGGTCAAGTGGAGTTGGTAAATGTGTGGGCAACATGGCACCTCAGGTTTATGGACCAATGGATAGATATCTGTCCAAAGGGAAAAATGTTGTATCCAAGGCTGTTCCGATTTCGTATGATGTAAAGGCTAAGCCTAAGGTCCAGCAGGCACTCATTGATTGGGTGTGGAATTACTTTGCTGACAATAAATCCAGGATATCCGGCAATCATGGTATCCTAGTCAGTCAAAAAGC GCCGTTGTACTTCCAGCATGATGGCCattcaagaaccattgttgggaTTCAAATGAAATGCCAGAGAAATGGACCGATGCAGTACAATCTATTGATCTTAGATCCAGGTCAT ACAACAGAGTCCCTGGCAAAATCTCTTAAAGGAAACTTCGGTTGGCAAAAGCTAATAAAAAGAGGTGTCCACACTCTGAAGAAGCCATTATATCAG TTATGTTTTCTTGATCCTGGAATTGCTTCTGGGGAGGAGATTGAGAGCCTAAAGAATCTACACAGCATCCGTGTTGAAGCTTAG
- the LOC125873276 gene encoding autophagy-related protein 13a-like: MDFQSNPQSEYGRFEQILAQYLLKSLHIILNLRVPSIRSYGGFEEVKRSDKWFNMVLGDRPAVFENLNLLHGEPTIIDIILVQDKDCTSLKHNSGKAFAGAYTETIIERWVVQCENRRSMVPHMGDSSYKKMYKKSIILLRSVYSMLKLLPAFKAFKKLSSSSQSCYFDINFKVSSFSEPFSRAEEEMMKQFTFTSVDAQQGRLSLSVTYRENLVDFNLESSASFPPEIITDYVGSPLTDPLRSFPLNSTDKGVHNTSFPLRRTQSSCSAPVQHPQSWTSGLFRAPSLPQPYVGSPPLYHAPYEFSTSVSDVYGQMIPPNYKYSTHQKTTSFDDDQLSPPFSSSPSPPTYLSGANLVQTRLHSETGPVSIPHPLIGRTSRHLSPNLSDPNRHYLPPMSPRCTKHDFSSHESPFGIRPSRKIDLLRVPESDIGTTNPGQKVSTDARDDSGRFSGVLSSSDSPRVGVSRSSSSRLSFQDDLDDCDFSCPFIVDDVDTSDSRARENLDCRKCSEASCKVSATARKSQDAAVGALVHMLRTAPPLRQDSTCYTAHSIKGEVEGETGTASQFYVPRKASDALEELKAYTQLKAILLPKSMTRSSSDGGNFA, encoded by the exons atggattttcaGAGTAACCCACAGAGTGAATATGGAAGATTTGAGCAAATACTTGCTCAATATCTTCTAAAAAGCTTGCATATCATTTTGAACTTGAGGGTTCCTTCGATAAGATCATATGGTGGGTTTGAAGAAGTGAAGAGGAGTGACAAGTGGTTCAATATGGTGTTGGGAGATCGTCCTGCGGTTTTTGAAAACTTGAATCTGTTGCACGGGGAGCCGACGATAATAGATATAATACTCGTTCAAGATAAAGATTGTACTTCATTGAAGCACAATTCAGGTAAAGCATTTGCAGGGGCATATACAGAAACCATTATAGAGAGGTGGGTCGTGCAATGTGAGAATCGGAGGTCAATGGTTCCTCACATGGGTGATTCCTCTTACAAGAAAATGTACAAGAAGTCTATTATACTACTCCGTTCCGTTTATTCAATGTTGAAGCTCCTGCCTGCATTCAAGGCCTTCAAGAAACTATCTTCGTCAAGTCAGAgttgttattttgatattaattttAAGGTATCTTCATTTAGTGAGCCATTCTCAAGGGCAGAGGAGGAGATGATGAAACAATTTACTTTTACTTCAGTTGATGCCCAGCAAGGCCGTCTTTCCTTATCTGTGACATATCGTGAAAATCTGGTGGACTTCAACCTGGAGAGTTCTGCATCCTTTCCGCCTGAGATCATTACAGATTATGTTGGTAGTCCACTCACTGATCCTCTGAGGTCATTCCCTTTGAACTCAACGGATAAGGGTGTTCATAATACTTCATTTCCATTGAGAAGGACACAGTCCTCTTGTTCAGCACCTGTTCAGCACCCACAGAGTTGGACAAGTGGTCTCTTCAGGGCACCTTCTTTACCTCAGCCATATGTAGGATCTCCACCTTTGTACCATGCACCATATGAGTTTTCAACTTCAGTCAGTGATGTATATGGACAGATGATTCCACCTAACTACAAATATTCGACTCACCAGAAAACAACTAGTTTTGATGATGACCAGCTTTCCCCTCCATTTTCATCATCACCATCTCCACCCACATATCTCTCAGGTGCAAATCTTGTGCAGACTCGTTTGCATTCAGAAACTGGTCCTGTCAGTATCCCTCATCCATTGATAGGAAGAACTTCCAGACACCTATCTCCTAATTTGTCTGATCCAAACAGGCATTATCTCCCACCTATGTCACCTAGATGCACAAAGCATGATTTTTCATCCCATGAATCCCCTTTTGGAATCAGGCCATCAAGGAAAATAGATTTGCTAAGGGTTCCAGAGTCAGATATTGGGACTACTAATCCTGGACAAAAG GTGTCTACAGATGCTAGAGACGATTCAGGGCGGTTCTCAGGTGTGCTCTCTTCAAGTGATTCACCACGTGTTGGAGTTTCTAGAAGTTCCAGCAGCAGATTATCTTTTCAGGATGACTTGGATGACTGTGATTTTTCCTGTCCTTTTATAGTTGATGATGTTGATACTTCTGATTCCCGAGCCAG AGAGAACCTTGATTGCAGAAAGTGTTCAGAGGCCTCGTGTAAAGTATCTGCAACAGCCAGAAAATCTCAAGATGCTGCTGTAGGTGCCCTTGTTCACATGCTGAGAACTGCTCCCCCTTTGCGTCAAGATTCTACTTGTTATACTGCACATTCTATAAAGGGAGAAGTAGAGGGAGAAACTGGCACTGCATCTCAGTTCTATGTTCCTAGGAAGGCATCTGATGCATTGGAGGAGCTTAAAGCTTACACACAATTGAAAGCTATCTTACTTCCCAAGAGCATGACCCGCTCAAGCAGTGATGGTGGGAACTTTGCGTGA
- the LOC125872436 gene encoding ABC transporter B family member 20-like has translation MHLIDRLEATNRKVLSIQEDSSQDHTQPGEPNESKRELKDLPEKEQIRRKERHIFFRIWFGLNEKEIIKTTIGSLAAAFAGISKPVFGFFIITIGVAYYHPDSKEKVALYSAIFASIGVVSLFAHTLQHYLFGVIGEKAMTNLRQALYTGILLIHSWKIRSINLCFFFLPFSLFSMHI, from the coding sequence ATGCATTTAATTGATAGGTTGGAGGCTACAAATAGAAAAGTTCTTTCCATACAAGAGGATTCATCTCAGGACCATACGCAACCTGGTGAGCCCAATGAAAGCAAAAGAGAGCTTAAGGATCTTCCTGAGAAGGAGCAGATCCGAAGAAAAGAGAGACACATATTTTTCAGAATCTGGTTTGGCTTGAATGAGAAAGAGATCATAAAGACTACTATTGGCTCCTTAGCAGCAGCTTTTGCAGGCATCTCTAAACCTGTTTTTGGGTTCTTCATCATAACAATAGGAGTGGCATATTATCATCCTGATTCAAAGGAGAAAGTAGCTCTGTATTCAGCAATATTTGCTTCAATTGGAGTGGTTTCTTTGTTTGCCCACACTTTGCAGCACTACTTATTTGGAGTAATTGGAGAAAAGGCCATGACAAATCTAAGGCAAGCTTTGTACACAGGTATCCTACTTATACATTCCTGGAAGATCAGATCCATCAATctatgtttcttttttcttccattttctcttttctcgATGCATATTTAA
- the LOC125874517 gene encoding ABC transporter B family member 14-like: protein MLITFQKLFAATLRNELAWFEKPENSIGSLTSKIASDTSTVKIIISDRMSVIVQCISSILIATTVSMKVNWRMGLVAWAVMPCHFIGGLIQAKSAKGFSGDSSLAHSELVTLTSESATNIKTVASFCHEEQILQKAKLSLKRPLRKGKSESIKFGIIQGISLCLWNIAHAVALWYTTILVDRNQASFENGIRAYQIFSLTVPSITELWTLIPTVISAIEVLKPVFQILDRSTEIVPDMPDISKPETIKGEIEFLNVQFCYPSRREVTVLNNFSLQIEAGLKVALVGESGAGKSSIVALLLRFYDTNEGKVLIDGKDIRDYNLRKLRAQIGLVQQEPLLFSCSIRENICYGSERASEAEIMEVSMSANIHEFISNLPDGYDTLVGEKGSQLSGGQKQRVAIARALLKKPRIMLLDEATSALDTESERAVVSALESMKLNSSGITKVTQITVAHRLSTVINSDTIVVMDKGKIVEKGSHSNLMAEPDGVYSRFVRLQSMEK, encoded by the coding sequence ATGCTTATCACATTTCAAAAACTGTTTGCAGCCACACTACGAAATGAATTAGCTTGGTTTGAAAAGCCCGAAAATAGTATTGGATCACTTACATCAAAGATAGCCAGTGACACATCCACAGTGAAGATCATAATATCTGACCGCATGTCCGTCATTGTCCAGTGCATTTCGTCCATATTGATTGCAACAACTGTCAGCATGAAAGTTAATTGGAGAATGGGTCTGGTAGCCTGGGCGGTGATGCCATGCCACTTCATCGGTGGCCTCATTCAAGCAAAGTCAGCTAAAGGATTTTCTGGTGATAGTAGTCTAGCACATTCCGAACTTGTTACCCTAACTTCTGAATCTGCCACTAATATAAAAACTGTTGCATCTTTTTGCCACGAGGAACAGATACTTCAGAAGGCTAAACTGTCCTTAAAGCGACCACTTAGGAAAGGCAAGTCAGAAAGCATAAAATTTGGAATTATTCAAGGCATCTCTCTCTGCCTATGGAACATAGCTCATGCAGTTGCCTTATGGTACACAACAATTCTTGTCGACAGGAATCAAGCCAGCTTTGAGAATGGGATAAGGGCATACCAGATATTTTCCCTCACTGTACCCTCAATTACAGAACTATGGACACTGATACCCACTGTAATATCAGCCATAGAAGTACTAAAACCTGTATTCCAAATCCTTGACCGTAGCACAGAAATTGTACCAGACATGCCAGATATTTCCAAACCCGAAACCATCAAAGGAGAAATTGAGTTCCTAAATGTCCAATTTTGTTACCCATCAAGACGGGAAGTAACAGTTCTCAACAATTTCAGTCTACAAATTGAAGCCGGATTAAAGGTGGCACTTGTTGGGGAAAGTGGAGCTGGAAAATCTTCAATTGTAGCATTGTTACTGAGATTCTATGATACGAATGAGGGAAAAGTTCTGATTGATGGCAAGGATATAAGAGATTACAACCTTAGAAAGTTGAGGGCACAGATTGGATTGGTACAGCAGGAGCCACTCCTGTTTAGCTGCTCAATTAGAGAAAATATCTGCTATGGGAGTGAAAGAGCATCAGAAGCTGAGATAATGGAAGTATCAATGTCAGCAAACATACACGAGTTTATAAGTAACTTACCTGATGGATACGACACTCTTGTTGGGGAGAAGGGTTCTCAGCTTTCTGGAGGGCAAAAGCAGCGAGTAGCAATAGCAAGGGCCTTGCTCAAAAAGCCCAGAATAATGTTGTTGGATGAAGCAACAAGTGCCTTAGATACCGAGTCTGAAAGGGCAGTGGTGAGTGCACTGGAATCAATGAAACTAAACAGCTCCGGGATCACAAAAGTGACACAGATCACAGTTGCTCACAGGCTTTCCACAGTAATAAATTCAGATACTATTGTTGTTATGGACAAAGGTAAGATTGTGGAAAAGGGCAGCCACTCAAACCTGATGGCAGAACCAGATGGTGTTTATTCAAGATTTGTAAGGCTCCAAAGTATGGAGAAATAG